One Brassica napus cultivar Da-Ae chromosome C2, Da-Ae, whole genome shotgun sequence DNA window includes the following coding sequences:
- the LOC106395893 gene encoding uncharacterized membrane protein YuiD-like isoform X1: protein MRSIDHRLMEESSSLSSHYFSIFTNYPLLSAVLAFTIAQFIKFFTTWYKEKRWDLKRLVGSGGMPSSHSATVTALAMAVGLQEGFGGSLFAMAFILTSIVMCDATGVRLHAGRQAEVLNQIVYELPSEHPLAESRPLRELLGHTPPQTISVSVSSGHYGWDPGNCYSSCWLLSHLDSQVA from the exons ATGAGATCAATCGACCATCGTCTAATGGAGGAATCGTCTTCCCTTTCTTCCCACTATTTCTCTATTTTCACGAACTACCCTCTGCTTTCCGCCGTATTAGCTTTCACCATCGCACAATTCATCAAGTTCTTCACCACCTG GTATAAGGAAAAGAGATGGGATCTGAAACGGCTTGTTGGGTCTGGAGGAATGCCTTCTTCACATTCAGCAACTGTTACAGCTCTTGCTATGGCCGTTGGTTTACAAGAAGGCTTTGGAGGATCTCTTTTCGCTATGGCTTTCATTCTCACTTCCATT GTTATGTGTGATGCAACTGGTGTAAGATTACATGCTGGACGCCAAGCTgag GTTCTCAATCAGATTGTGTATGAACTTCCTTCAGAGCATCCCCTCGCTGAAAGCAGACCCTTGCGTGAACTTCTAGGTCATACCCCTCCACAG ACCATATCTGTTTCTGTGTCATCAGGTCATTATGGGTGGGATCCTGGGAACTGCTACAGCAGTTGTTGGCTACTTAGTCACCTTGACAGCCAAGTAGCCTAA
- the LOC106395893 gene encoding uncharacterized membrane protein YuiD-like isoform X2: protein MRSIDHRLMEESSSLSSHYFSIFTNYPLLSAVLAFTIAQFIKFFTTWYKEKRWDLKRLVGSGGMPSSHSATVTALAMAVGLQEGFGGSLFAMAFILTSIVMCDATGVRLHAGRQAEVLNQIVYELPSEHPLAESRPLRELLGHTPPQVIMGGILGTATAVVGYLVTLTAK, encoded by the exons ATGAGATCAATCGACCATCGTCTAATGGAGGAATCGTCTTCCCTTTCTTCCCACTATTTCTCTATTTTCACGAACTACCCTCTGCTTTCCGCCGTATTAGCTTTCACCATCGCACAATTCATCAAGTTCTTCACCACCTG GTATAAGGAAAAGAGATGGGATCTGAAACGGCTTGTTGGGTCTGGAGGAATGCCTTCTTCACATTCAGCAACTGTTACAGCTCTTGCTATGGCCGTTGGTTTACAAGAAGGCTTTGGAGGATCTCTTTTCGCTATGGCTTTCATTCTCACTTCCATT GTTATGTGTGATGCAACTGGTGTAAGATTACATGCTGGACGCCAAGCTgag GTTCTCAATCAGATTGTGTATGAACTTCCTTCAGAGCATCCCCTCGCTGAAAGCAGACCCTTGCGTGAACTTCTAGGTCATACCCCTCCACAG GTCATTATGGGTGGGATCCTGGGAACTGCTACAGCAGTTGTTGGCTACTTAGTCACCTTGACAGCCAAGTAG